Proteins found in one Cobetia sp. L2A1 genomic segment:
- a CDS encoding ABC transporter permease, which produces MAIPSYATRGERIWHWVFCTLCALIFLFLIGPILVIIPLSFNAEPYFTFSDKMLSLDPEGFSLRWYQDFFTSDEWMRAIKNSIIIAVCATVLATVLGTLAALGLSSRFMPFRNTIMAILISPMIVPLIISAAAMFFFFSKLGLTQTYLGVILAHTALGIPFVVITVTATLSGFDHSLTRAAHSLGASPSRTFFRIILPLVTPGVVSGALFAFITSFDEVVVVLFIAGPAQTTIPIKMWSGIREEISPTILAVATLLVLVSIMLLATLEMIRRRNERLRGLTPS; this is translated from the coding sequence ATGGCCATACCTTCTTATGCAACGCGCGGTGAGCGGATCTGGCATTGGGTTTTCTGTACGCTCTGTGCGCTGATCTTTCTATTTCTGATCGGGCCAATCCTGGTCATCATCCCACTATCGTTCAATGCTGAACCGTACTTCACCTTCTCGGACAAGATGCTCTCGCTGGACCCTGAGGGCTTCTCGCTGCGCTGGTATCAGGACTTCTTTACCTCCGATGAGTGGATGCGTGCCATAAAGAACAGCATCATCATCGCGGTCTGTGCGACGGTGCTGGCCACGGTATTGGGAACACTGGCGGCGTTGGGGCTCTCGAGTCGCTTCATGCCGTTTCGCAATACCATCATGGCGATTCTGATCTCGCCGATGATCGTGCCATTGATCATCAGTGCGGCGGCAATGTTCTTCTTCTTCTCAAAGCTGGGCCTGACCCAGACCTATCTAGGGGTCATTCTGGCGCATACGGCGCTGGGTATCCCCTTCGTGGTCATCACGGTCACCGCAACGTTATCGGGATTTGATCACTCATTGACGAGGGCAGCTCACTCGCTAGGGGCGAGCCCGAGTCGTACCTTCTTCCGCATCATCTTGCCGTTGGTGACACCGGGTGTGGTGTCGGGGGCGCTGTTTGCCTTCATCACCTCGTTTGATGAGGTGGTCGTGGTGCTGTTCATTGCCGGTCCGGCGCAGACCACCATTCCGATCAAGATGTGGTCCGGTATTCGCGAAGAAATCAGCCCGACCATTCTCGCAGTCGCCACGTTGCTGGTACTGGTGTCGATCATGCTACTCGCCACACTTGAGATGATCCGCCGTCGAAATGAGCGCCTGAGAGGTCTGACGCCCAGCTGA
- a CDS encoding ABC transporter ATP-binding protein: MVMTAEPDVPQETSSCFARFSDVQKSYDGETLVVKGFNLEVRRGEFVTLLGPSGSGKTTCLMMMAGFETPTHGEILLDGVPINKLPPHKRGIGMVFQNYALFPHMSVAENLAFPLEVRGMSKEEITSKVANALDMVRLGEFGDRRPGQLSGGQQQRVALARALVFEPELVLMDEPLGALDKNLREEMQFEIKRIHQRLGVTMLYVTHDQTEALTMSDRIAVFNDGIVQQLATPEALYEAPENAFVAYFIGENNRLNGVVSRLDGGEAYCTVTLDGGEEVKALPVAIKAMGERTQLSLRPERVRLLAEESSDAPLPDNVFTAEVKEVIYLGDHLRTRVAVCGSEEFIIKTPNADGYPVLKPGQSLKVGWDAQDCRALDA; the protein is encoded by the coding sequence ATGGTCATGACTGCAGAGCCCGACGTGCCGCAGGAGACCAGCTCCTGTTTTGCTCGATTCAGTGATGTACAGAAGAGTTACGACGGCGAGACGCTAGTGGTCAAGGGCTTCAATCTTGAAGTCCGCCGCGGCGAGTTCGTCACTCTGCTAGGGCCGTCCGGCTCTGGCAAGACCACCTGCCTGATGATGATGGCGGGCTTCGAAACCCCTACCCACGGCGAAATACTTCTTGATGGCGTCCCGATCAATAAATTACCGCCTCACAAGCGCGGTATCGGGATGGTATTCCAGAATTACGCGTTATTTCCGCATATGAGCGTAGCTGAAAATCTTGCCTTTCCACTGGAAGTCCGCGGCATGAGCAAGGAGGAAATCACCAGCAAGGTCGCCAATGCGCTAGACATGGTGAGGCTTGGTGAGTTTGGTGATCGCCGTCCTGGTCAGCTCTCTGGTGGTCAGCAGCAGCGCGTAGCTCTTGCTCGTGCACTGGTATTTGAGCCTGAATTGGTGCTGATGGATGAGCCGCTTGGCGCGTTGGACAAAAATCTGCGAGAAGAGATGCAGTTCGAGATCAAGCGTATTCATCAGCGTCTTGGCGTCACCATGCTGTATGTGACGCATGATCAAACAGAAGCGCTGACCATGTCGGACCGTATTGCGGTCTTCAATGATGGCATCGTGCAACAGTTGGCTACGCCCGAGGCGTTGTATGAAGCGCCCGAGAATGCGTTTGTGGCGTACTTCATCGGTGAGAACAATCGACTCAATGGTGTGGTATCTCGTCTAGATGGTGGCGAAGCGTACTGCACGGTGACACTCGATGGTGGTGAGGAGGTCAAGGCATTGCCGGTCGCCATAAAGGCCATGGGTGAGCGAACTCAGCTCTCACTGCGCCCGGAGCGAGTGCGGCTGTTGGCGGAAGAGAGCAGCGATGCGCCGTTGCCGGACAATGTCTTCACCGCCGAGGTCAAGGAAGTGATCTATCTTGGGGATCACCTGCGAACTCGCGTAGCAGTCTGCGGAAGTGAGGAATTCATCATCAAGACCCCCAATGCTGACGGTTATCCGGTGCTGAAGCCCGGGCAATCATTGAAGGTCGGCTGGGATGCACAAGACTGTCGTGCGCTGGATGCCTAG
- a CDS encoding YqaE/Pmp3 family membrane protein: MDIIRIILAIILPPLGVLMQVGIANKHFWINIILTCFGFLPGVIHAVWVITKF, from the coding sequence ATGGATATTATCCGCATCATATTGGCTATCATTTTGCCCCCGTTAGGGGTACTGATGCAGGTCGGGATCGCCAACAAGCACTTTTGGATCAACATCATCCTGACGTGCTTCGGTTTCCTGCCAGGCGTCATTCATGCTGTATGGGTCATTACCAAGTTTTGA
- a CDS encoding ABC transporter permease, whose product MSDSSVPATSGPEGLTTADGVPLKQSLNRAVRRSRLKALLLVAPLLIFIGLAFVMPIFDMLSRSVDNPEVSTYLPRTSESLTHWDGEGLPDEAAYAALAQDLEAGLKARNLGRVASRLNYEMSGMRSLFTKSARKAGRMEPPFKEALIKADKDWQDPDIWRLIKRESGLYTASYYLAAIDRQFSPTGEIVEKPEYLQIHVVLFIRTFWMSAVITGLALLLAYPVAWLLATLPAGRGNLLMILVLLPFWTSLLVRTTTWIAILQQQGVLNDMLVGVGLIAEEARIQMIYNKTGTIIAMTHILLPFMILPLYSVMKTIPPSYMHAARSLGAGPVTAFRRVYFPQTLPGIGAGSILVFILSIGYYITPALVGGQSGRFITNFIAYHMQTSLNWGLAAAIGSILLVVVILFYLVYNRLIGVDKVKLG is encoded by the coding sequence ATGAGTGATTCCTCCGTACCGGCAACGTCCGGCCCCGAGGGGCTGACTACCGCAGACGGTGTCCCCCTCAAGCAGAGTCTCAATCGCGCCGTGCGCCGCAGTCGCCTCAAGGCACTGTTGCTCGTGGCGCCGCTGTTGATCTTCATCGGGCTGGCCTTCGTCATGCCCATCTTCGACATGCTGTCACGCAGTGTCGATAACCCTGAAGTCTCGACCTACCTCCCGCGAACCAGTGAGTCATTGACCCACTGGGACGGAGAAGGATTGCCGGATGAGGCAGCCTATGCAGCATTGGCTCAGGATCTGGAGGCTGGTCTCAAGGCACGTAATCTGGGGCGAGTGGCATCACGCCTCAATTATGAAATGTCCGGTATGCGCTCCTTGTTCACGAAGAGTGCACGCAAGGCAGGGCGGATGGAGCCACCGTTCAAGGAAGCCCTCATCAAGGCTGACAAGGACTGGCAGGACCCGGATATCTGGCGATTGATCAAGCGTGAGTCTGGGCTTTATACCGCGTCCTACTATCTCGCAGCGATAGATCGACAGTTCTCGCCGACAGGGGAAATTGTCGAGAAGCCTGAGTATCTGCAGATCCATGTGGTGCTGTTCATCCGTACTTTCTGGATGAGTGCCGTCATCACGGGGCTAGCGCTATTGCTGGCTTATCCGGTGGCCTGGCTATTGGCGACCTTGCCTGCAGGGCGTGGCAATCTGTTGATGATTCTGGTGCTACTGCCATTCTGGACCTCACTGCTGGTACGTACGACCACCTGGATCGCAATCCTTCAACAACAGGGGGTACTCAATGACATGTTGGTGGGGGTAGGGCTGATCGCTGAAGAGGCGCGCATCCAGATGATCTACAACAAGACGGGCACCATCATTGCGATGACGCACATCCTGTTGCCATTCATGATCCTGCCGCTCTACTCGGTCATGAAGACCATTCCGCCCAGCTATATGCATGCCGCCCGTTCCTTGGGGGCAGGGCCAGTAACCGCCTTCCGACGTGTCTACTTCCCGCAGACATTGCCTGGTATCGGAGCAGGCTCCATTCTGGTGTTCATCCTCTCCATCGGCTATTACATCACGCCGGCGCTGGTGGGTGGGCAGTCCGGTCGCTTCATTACCAACTTCATCGCCTACCACATGCAGACCTCGCTCAATTGGGGGCTGGCAGCGGCCATTGGCTCAATTCTGCTGGTCGTGGTGATCCTCTTCTATCTGGTCTACAACCGCTTGATCGGTGTGGACAAGGTCAAACTGGGGTGA
- a CDS encoding extracellular solute-binding protein: MSVIKKIIPSRSGIPLRGALVIAIAAAGMSAGAVQAQTLNIVSWGGAYSDSQLKAYHEPWEKKSGDTIINIDKSSNALSGLRAQVQAGNVTWDLVDMLPSDALIACSEGLIEPLDADTLFAPAPDGTPASEDFIEGSLSECFVPQIVYSNIVAFNTEMFPEDKQPDSIDDVFNLEEFPGKRALQKKPINNLEWALVADGVAPEDVYATLDTDEGIERAFAKLDTIKDSVIWWEEGAQPPQLLADKEVAFASAYNGRIFNAEVNEKQPFSIVWDAQVFELDGWVVPTGKLDKVKDYLMFATDTQRLADQAKYISYGPARTSSASLVSTHADTGIDMKPHMPTYGPNFETAIPKDDEFWADNLDELSQRFNAWLAR; this comes from the coding sequence ATGTCAGTGATCAAGAAAATCATTCCATCTCGTTCGGGTATACCACTGCGCGGTGCGTTGGTGATTGCCATCGCCGCCGCGGGGATGAGCGCAGGCGCCGTACAGGCTCAGACGCTCAATATCGTGTCGTGGGGCGGCGCTTACAGCGATAGTCAGCTCAAGGCCTATCATGAGCCGTGGGAGAAGAAGAGCGGCGATACCATCATCAATATCGACAAGTCTTCCAATGCACTCTCGGGGCTACGTGCTCAGGTGCAGGCCGGTAATGTGACGTGGGACCTGGTGGACATGCTACCCAGTGATGCGTTGATTGCCTGCTCGGAAGGACTGATCGAACCACTGGATGCCGATACGCTGTTTGCACCGGCACCGGATGGCACACCGGCCAGTGAGGATTTCATCGAGGGCTCGCTGAGCGAGTGCTTCGTGCCGCAGATCGTCTATTCCAACATTGTGGCGTTCAATACCGAGATGTTCCCGGAAGACAAGCAGCCAGACTCCATCGATGATGTCTTCAATCTCGAGGAATTCCCGGGCAAGCGTGCGCTGCAGAAAAAGCCGATCAACAACCTGGAGTGGGCATTGGTCGCTGACGGTGTAGCGCCGGAAGATGTCTATGCCACGCTGGACACGGACGAAGGCATTGAGCGTGCCTTTGCCAAACTCGATACCATCAAGGACAGCGTGATCTGGTGGGAAGAGGGCGCACAGCCACCGCAGCTGCTGGCGGATAAGGAAGTCGCCTTCGCCTCAGCGTATAACGGCCGTATCTTCAATGCTGAAGTGAATGAAAAACAGCCATTCTCGATCGTCTGGGATGCCCAGGTCTTCGAGCTGGATGGTTGGGTGGTACCGACTGGCAAGCTGGACAAGGTCAAGGACTACCTGATGTTTGCCACTGATACTCAGCGGCTGGCGGATCAGGCCAAGTACATTTCCTACGGCCCAGCGCGTACTTCGTCTGCATCACTGGTCTCGACTCATGCTGATACTGGCATCGACATGAAGCCACACATGCCGACCTATGGCCCCAACTTCGAGACTGCCATCCCCAAGGATGATGAGTTCTGGGCAGATAATCTCGATGAGCTAAGCCAGCGCTTCAACGCCTGGCTGGCACGTTAA